The DNA sequence GTTCTATTACCAGAGCGTAAAAGAGATGTTCGCCAGGCACGACTGGATCACGCCTTATTACCAGGGGCAGTTCCGCTTTCAGAAGCCCATACTTTTTTACTGGCTTGTGAGCCTCTCGTACCTTGTTTTCGGCGTCACAAATTTCGGAGTCCGTTTTCCTTCGGCGCTTTTCGGGGTATTAAGCGTTATTTTTACTTTCAATATAGGCCGGAAGCTTTTTGACAGAAAGACTGGGCTCGCTGCCGCAGGCATACTTGCGACGACGCTTATATTTTTCATGTATTCAAGATACGC is a window from the Candidatus Omnitrophota bacterium genome containing:
- a CDS encoding glycosyltransferase family 39 protein gives rise to the protein MKKSDTSVKILLFIICAVIFMYHLGSALPIIESEKFYYQSVKEMFARHDWITPYYQGQFRFQKPILFYWLVSLSYLVFGVTNFGVRFPSALFGVLSVIFTFNIGRKLFDRKTGLAAAGILATTLIFFMYSRYA